One window from the genome of Pieris rapae chromosome 8, ilPieRapa1.1, whole genome shotgun sequence encodes:
- the LOC111002846 gene encoding uncharacterized protein LOC111002846 — protein sequence MAVVISRIYLHTGAVLALAGSAAGRVAGKMGGYSNKMGGKSTSGINEEIIWISISMAIAIAVLIAIALCYILKEKCTKRQAYKEQS from the exons ATGGCGGTTGTGATAA GCCGAATATACCTCCATACGGGCGCTGTGCTGGCGTTGGCTGGCAGCGCCGCAGGCAGAGTTGCCGGGAAAATGGGCGGATACTCTAACAAAATGGGAG GAAAGTCAACAAGTGGCATCAATGAAGAGATAATTTGGATTAGTATAAGTATGGCGATCGCAATTGCTGTGTTAATTGCAATCGCCCTTTGTTACATTCTTAAAGAAAAGTGCACTAAGCGACAGGCTTACAAGGAACAATCATGA
- the LOC111002847 gene encoding lipase 3, with translation MKMANSKQKYFLIISILLCVLEHEAKCENDIYSNLIDNPIFKKLAIKDHESTLESQLKQSAQLWSQSISNQNEDISLNITQLIKKNNFPVEEYTVTTSDGYELKLFRIPGNGPVVFLMHGALCSADDWISPGVDSGIGFLLAAQGYDVWMGNNRGNKYSRMNINISPSDKKFWDYSFHEIGYYDLPAMIDFVLEKTSKPSLTFVGHSQGTSVFYVLTSLRPEYNQKVNLMLALSSVAWMSNVVSPPIRLVGLLNKQLESVSSALGINELLGDTPTLRFLQRVFCGDNLTAFIFCQHFTAILGGFNYNQTNYENLPVIYNKFPAGASVKQFVHYGQLVESGEFRQYDYGIRNIEKYGSLAPPSYPVEKITTPIAILYSNGDWLASLTDILIFISKLPNLADFYFIPENDFSHFDFIYGKDTKGVVLPRMLRMINMYGQ, from the coding sequence ATGAAAATGgcaaattcaaaacaaaagtattttctcattatatctattttgttatgtgtattaGAACACGAAGCTAAATGTGAAAATGATATTTACTCAAACCTTATTGATAATCCCATTTTCAAGAAATTGGCAATTAAAGATCATGAATCCACATTGGAATCACAGTTGAAGCAATCTGCACAATTATGGTCGCAGAgcatttcaaatcaaaatgaaGACATCTCTTTGAATATAACACAattgataaagaaaaataacttcCCCGTCGAAGAATATACAGTAACCACGTCTGATGGGTatgagttaaaattatttagaattccGGGTAACGGTCCAGTAGTATTTTTGATGCATGGAGCACTTTGTTCGGCTGATGACTGGATATCACCCGGTGTAGACAGTGGTATTGGTTTTCTATTAGCAGCACAGGGCTACGACGTATGGATGGGTAATAACCGAGGAAATAAGTATTCAAGAATGAACATCAATATAAGTCCATCGGACAAAAAGTTCTGGGATTACAGTTTCCATGAAATAGGATACTACGATTTACCAGCAATGATCGATTTTGTGCTTGAGAAAACTAGTAAACCGTCACTAACATTCGTCGGACATTCACAAGGAACATCTGTATTTTACGTCCTTACTTCTTTGCGGCCTGAATACAATCAGAAAGTGAATCTTATGTTGGCTTTATCTTCAGTGGCATGGATGTCTAATGTCGTAAGTCCTCCAATCCGTTTAGTGGGTCTACTTAACAAACAACTCGAGTCTGTGTCATCTGCTTTGGGCATAAATGAATTGCTTGGAGATACACCTACACTGCGGTTTTTACAGCGTGTTTTCTGTGGCGACAATCTGACAGCCTTTATATTCTGCCAACACTTTACAGCTATTCTCGGTGGatttaattacaatcaaacaaattatgaaaacttaccagttatttataacaaattccCAGCGGGGGCCTCAGTGAAACAGTTTGTTCATTACGGGCAATTGGTAGAATCAGGGGAATTCAGGCAGTACGACTATGGAATTCGAAACATTGAGAAATATGGATCTCTTGCACCTCCATCGTACCCTGTAGAAAAAATCACCACCCCGATAGCCATTTTATATAGCAATGGAGACTGGTTGGCGTCTCTtactgatattttaatttttatttctaagctCCCCAACTTAGCAGACTTCTATTTTATACCAGAAAATGATTTCAGtcactttgattttatttatggaaaaGATACTAAAGGCGTGGTGCTCCCGAGAATGCTAAGAATGATTAATATGTATGGACAATGA
- the LOC123689410 gene encoding lipase 3-like — protein MVKLRGLSLVLFFILCVQIRYSTCKTKSIRDIIEDFLNTLPKNKNEKHYNIIEQQLRKEGNKNNDIHLNITQLITKYKYSVEVYEVITSDGYVLKLFRIPGNGEVVFLMHGLISSADDWISGGVESGLAYLLAQLGYDVWMGNARGNKHSRSNIYIDPSDNKFWDFSFHEMGMIDLPATIDFVLKKTNKSSLIYIAHSQGTTAFFIMCSLRPEYNKKITLMIALSPVAWMSHIKSPVVNILKLFFEELVFLAKGLGVVELFQDSPVLRGLQKTFCGDVMWAFTICQHLIFIVGGFNYNQTNYEQLPVIYNHFPSGSSFKQIQHFGQLVLSGHFRQFDYGVKNIEKYGSLLPPSYPVEKITAPVALFYGEGDWLSDVSDAKILKSRLPNLVEFHRVDDEHFSHFDFVYAYCADCSVFTSNAH, from the exons ATGGTTAAACTAAGAGGTCTcagtttagtattattttttattttatgtgtgcAGATAAGATATAGtacatgtaaaacaaaatcaatacGTGACATTATAGAAGATTTCCTCAATACTttgccaaaaaataaaaacgaaaagcattataatataattgagcAGCAATTACGAAAAGaaggaaacaaaaataatgatattcaTTTGAATATAACCCAGttgataacaaaatataagtatagtgTTGAAGTGTATGAGGTTATCACGTCAGATGgatatgtattaaaactattcaGGATCCCAGGAAATGGGGAAGTTGTCTTCCTTATGCATGGTCTGATAAGTAGCGCAGATGACTGGATATCTGGTGGAGTGGAAAGCGGACTGGCATATCTTCTAGCACAGCTGGGCTATGATGTATGGATGGGTAATGCAAGAGGAAATAAACATTCAAGATCTAACATTTATATTGACCCATCAGACAATAAATTCTGGGATTTTAGTTTCCACGAAATGGGTATGATTGACTTACCAGCAACGATTGATTTTGTactcaaaaaaacaaacaaatcctCATTAATATACATTGCCCATTCACAAGGAACCACAGCCTTTTTTATCATGTGTTCTTTAAGGCCcgagtataataaaaaaataaccttaaTGATAGCATTATCACCTGTCGCATGGATGTCACACATAAAAAGTCCcgtagttaatattttaaagctattttttGAGGAACTAGTATTTCTGGCAAAGGGTTTAGGCGTGGTTGAATTATTTCAAGATTCACCTGTTCTGCGTGGGTTACAGAAGACGTTTTGCGGTGATGTAATGTGGGCGTTTACTATTTGTCAACATCTGATTTTTATCGTCGgtggttttaattataatcaaacgAATTATGAACAGTTACCCGTGATTTACAATCATTTTCCATCGGGTTCATCGTTTAAGCAAATACAGCATTTTGGACAATTAGTGCTATCTGGTCATTTTAGACAATTTGATTATGGAGtgaaaaacattgaaaaatatgGATCATTATTACCTCCGTCTTATCCTGTAGAAAAAATAACAGCACCAGTCGCACTTTTCTATGGGGAAGGCGATTGGCTTTCTGACGTTAGTGatgcaaaaattttaaaatcccGCTTACCGAATTTAGTGGAATTTCACCGAGTAGACGATGAACATTTTTCtcactttgattttgtttatgcT tattGTGCCGATTGTAGTGTTTTTACATCAAATGCACATTAa
- the LOC111002823 gene encoding serine hydroxymethyltransferase isoform X1: MWNVILKSYFKDASQCLKPYYLQYLRESSANIHRKIYTVGKFHNNRFLSTMNNKLMNGNLRDTDPELYKIIQNEKHRQQSGLEMIASENFTSIPVLQCLSSCLHNKYSEGMPNQRYYGGNEFIDEIEILAQNRALEAYRLNPEEWGVNVQPYSGSPANFAVYTGVVEPHGRIMGLDLPDGGHLTHGFFTPTKKISATSMFFESMPYKVDPSTGLIDYDKLAETAKLFKPRLIIAGISCYSRCLDYKRFKEIANENGALLMGDMAHISGLVAAGVIPSPFEYCDIVTTTTHKTLRGPRAGVIFYRKGVRSVNAKGEKIMYDLENKINMAVFPGLQGGPHNNAIAAIATAMKQATLPEFADYQRQVIKNAQRLCEGLISRGYKIATGGTDVHIVLVDVRNVGLSGARAERILELCSIACNKNTVPGDKSALNPSGIRLGTPALTTRGLKETDIDRVVDFIDKALKLAVEITKISGPKLVDFNKVIEENTDVNAKVQNLKESVEQYSRTFPLPGYEEY, translated from the exons ATGTGgaacgtaattttaaaatcttattttaaagatGCTTCTCAGTGTTTAAAaccatattatttacaatatttgcgGGAATCATCGGCAAACATTCACAGGAAAATCTACACTGTG ggtaaatttcataataacaGATTTTTGAGTACCATGAATAATAAACTGATGAATGGAAATCTTCGGGACACAGACCcagaattgtataaaattattcaaaatgagAAGCATCGCCAACAGAGTGGTTTAGAGATGATTGCGTCTGAAAATTTTACATCAATTCCTGTTCTGCAATGCCTGAGTTCCTgtcttcataataaatattccgaGGGAATGCCAAATCAAag ATACTATGGAGGCAATGAGTTTATTGATGAGATAGAAATCCTAGCCCAGAACCGAGCTCTAGAAGCTTATCGTTTGAATCCCGAAGAATGGGGTGTTAATGTTCAGCCTTACTCTG GCTCTCCAGCAAACTTTGCTGTGTACACGGGTGTTGTAGAGCCTCATGGAAGAATCATGGGATTAGATCTTCCTGATGGCGGCCATTTAACCCATGGATTTTTTACCCCCACTAAGAAAATATCAGCGACATCTATGTTCTTCGAAAGCATGCCTTACAAG GTGGATCCTTCCACAGGCCTAATTGATTATGACAAATTAGCCGAAACGGCAAAATTGTTCAAACCACGCCTTATAATAGCTGGGATTAGTTGCTATTCCCGTTGTCTGGACTATAAGAGGTTTAAGGAAATCGCCAACGAAAATGGCGCATTGTTAATGGGTGATATGGCTCATATTTCTGGACTTGTTGCAGCAG gCGTAATACCTAGTCCTTTCGAATACTGTGACATAGTAACTACGACCACTCATAAAACCTTACGTGGGCCAAGAGCGGGCGTCATCTTCTACCGCAAGGGGGTTAGGTCAGTGAACGCGAAAGGAGAAAAGATTATGTACGATCTTgagaataaaatcaatatggCGGTGTTCCCTGGACTTCAAGGTGGACCGCATAACAACGCGATTGCAGCTATTGCGACGGCAATGAAACAGGCTACCTTACCAGAGTTTGCTGATTACCAACGACAG GTAATTAAGAATGCCCAACGTCTCTGCGAAGGTCTTATATCTCGTGGATACAAAATAGCAACAGGTGGAACCGATGTCCATATTGTGTTAGTGGATGTTCGCAATGTCGGCTTAAGCGGCGCACGCGCAGAACGTATATTGGAACTATGCAGTATCGCCTGCAACAAAAATACCGTCCCGGGGGACAAGAGTGCCTTGAATCCTAGCGGGATTCGGTTAg GAACACCGGCTCTAACTACCCGTGGCCTCAAGGAGACAGACATCGATCGAGTTGTTGACTTTATAGACAAGGCGTTAAAACTCGCTGTCGAAATTACAAAGATATCTGGACCGAAACTTGTTGATTTCAACAAGGTGATTGAAGAAAACACTGATGTTAATGCTAAGGTGCAAAATTTAAAGGAGAGCGTTGAACAATACAGCCGAACCTTCCCACTGCCTGGATATGAAGaatattag
- the LOC111002823 gene encoding serine hydroxymethyltransferase isoform X2, with amino-acid sequence MNNKLMNGNLRDTDPELYKIIQNEKHRQQSGLEMIASENFTSIPVLQCLSSCLHNKYSEGMPNQRYYGGNEFIDEIEILAQNRALEAYRLNPEEWGVNVQPYSGSPANFAVYTGVVEPHGRIMGLDLPDGGHLTHGFFTPTKKISATSMFFESMPYKVDPSTGLIDYDKLAETAKLFKPRLIIAGISCYSRCLDYKRFKEIANENGALLMGDMAHISGLVAAGVIPSPFEYCDIVTTTTHKTLRGPRAGVIFYRKGVRSVNAKGEKIMYDLENKINMAVFPGLQGGPHNNAIAAIATAMKQATLPEFADYQRQVIKNAQRLCEGLISRGYKIATGGTDVHIVLVDVRNVGLSGARAERILELCSIACNKNTVPGDKSALNPSGIRLGTPALTTRGLKETDIDRVVDFIDKALKLAVEITKISGPKLVDFNKVIEENTDVNAKVQNLKESVEQYSRTFPLPGYEEY; translated from the exons ATGAATAATAAACTGATGAATGGAAATCTTCGGGACACAGACCcagaattgtataaaattattcaaaatgagAAGCATCGCCAACAGAGTGGTTTAGAGATGATTGCGTCTGAAAATTTTACATCAATTCCTGTTCTGCAATGCCTGAGTTCCTgtcttcataataaatattccgaGGGAATGCCAAATCAAag ATACTATGGAGGCAATGAGTTTATTGATGAGATAGAAATCCTAGCCCAGAACCGAGCTCTAGAAGCTTATCGTTTGAATCCCGAAGAATGGGGTGTTAATGTTCAGCCTTACTCTG GCTCTCCAGCAAACTTTGCTGTGTACACGGGTGTTGTAGAGCCTCATGGAAGAATCATGGGATTAGATCTTCCTGATGGCGGCCATTTAACCCATGGATTTTTTACCCCCACTAAGAAAATATCAGCGACATCTATGTTCTTCGAAAGCATGCCTTACAAG GTGGATCCTTCCACAGGCCTAATTGATTATGACAAATTAGCCGAAACGGCAAAATTGTTCAAACCACGCCTTATAATAGCTGGGATTAGTTGCTATTCCCGTTGTCTGGACTATAAGAGGTTTAAGGAAATCGCCAACGAAAATGGCGCATTGTTAATGGGTGATATGGCTCATATTTCTGGACTTGTTGCAGCAG gCGTAATACCTAGTCCTTTCGAATACTGTGACATAGTAACTACGACCACTCATAAAACCTTACGTGGGCCAAGAGCGGGCGTCATCTTCTACCGCAAGGGGGTTAGGTCAGTGAACGCGAAAGGAGAAAAGATTATGTACGATCTTgagaataaaatcaatatggCGGTGTTCCCTGGACTTCAAGGTGGACCGCATAACAACGCGATTGCAGCTATTGCGACGGCAATGAAACAGGCTACCTTACCAGAGTTTGCTGATTACCAACGACAG GTAATTAAGAATGCCCAACGTCTCTGCGAAGGTCTTATATCTCGTGGATACAAAATAGCAACAGGTGGAACCGATGTCCATATTGTGTTAGTGGATGTTCGCAATGTCGGCTTAAGCGGCGCACGCGCAGAACGTATATTGGAACTATGCAGTATCGCCTGCAACAAAAATACCGTCCCGGGGGACAAGAGTGCCTTGAATCCTAGCGGGATTCGGTTAg GAACACCGGCTCTAACTACCCGTGGCCTCAAGGAGACAGACATCGATCGAGTTGTTGACTTTATAGACAAGGCGTTAAAACTCGCTGTCGAAATTACAAAGATATCTGGACCGAAACTTGTTGATTTCAACAAGGTGATTGAAGAAAACACTGATGTTAATGCTAAGGTGCAAAATTTAAAGGAGAGCGTTGAACAATACAGCCGAACCTTCCCACTGCCTGGATATGAAGaatattag
- the LOC111002815 gene encoding ras-related protein Rab-40C: MESMFSTTGMVAAPQQATGQVASNGSTTLPRSHHQRPGRPPAAPKSYDYLLKVLLVGDSDVGKQEILQDLEDGSADSPFCSGSAYKTTTILLDGKRVKLQLWDTSGQGRFCTIIRSYSRGAQGILLVYDITNKWSFDSIDRWLEEVEKHAPGVPKVLVGNRLHLAFKRQVQERDAEMYAAKNHMAFFEVSPLCDFNIRESFCELSRMALHRNGMERLWRSNKVLSLQELCCRAIVARTSVYGLERLPLPSTLKSHLKSYAISAAPSRHRARPSKHSHHTRLNCTGRNSCSIT; encoded by the exons ATGGAAAGTATGTTTAGCACGACTGGTATGGTAGCAGCACCGCAGCAAGCGACGGGCCAAGTCGCATCAAACGGTAGCACCACCCTTCCTAGGTCACATCATCAGAGACCAG GCCGTCCACCTGCAGCTCCTAAATCTTATGACTACTTGTTAAAAGTTTTACTTGTGGGGGATTCTGATGTTGGGAAACAAGAGATTCTGCAGGATTTAGAGGATGGTTCTGCTGATTCACCTTTTTGCAGTGGCAGTG CATACAAAACAACAACAATCCTCTTAGATGGCAAAAGAGTGAAACTACAACTCTGGGATACTTCAGGACAAGGCAGATTTTGTACAATCATTCGTTCATATTCAAGAGGTGCTCAGGGAATTCTACTTGTATATgacataacaaataaatggTCCTTTGACAGTATTGACAGGTGGCTTGAAGAAGTTGAAaag CACGCCCCAGGAGTACCAAAGGTGCTAGTGGGTAATCGGTTGCACTTAGCATTTAAACGACAAGTACAAGAACGCGACGCTGAAATGTATGCAGCTAAAAATCACATGGCCTTTTTCGAAGTGAGTCCGCTCTGTGACTTCAATATAAGGGAAAGTTTTTGTGAGCTCTCGCGGATGGCTCTACATCGTAATGGCATGGAGCGATTGTGGAGGAGCAATAAAG tcCTCAGTCTCCAAGAGCTATGTTGCCGTGCGATCGTAGCACGAACATCCGTATATGGACTCGAAAGACTTCCCTTACCGAGCACGCTCAAGTCTCATCTCAAGTCGTATGCGATATCAGCCGCTCCTTCGAGACATCGTGCTAGGCCCTCGAAACACTCGCATCATACACGACTCAACTGTACTGGGAGAAATTCTTGCAGTATCACATAA
- the LOC111002836 gene encoding uncharacterized protein LOC111002836, giving the protein MFTRTKKCNKIMIRLNNFLYVFNLRQGTILIAVHQIALSSFLLIILLVGISHLGEMLQLLDNDMKDDEERRGFYGVGYGDQVIFHESDVISTKNHARFVKAQHLASVTVVILYTSTILTAIYLMCSISLLYGAVKYKREYVLPWIMAACIAVVLLINFIIVFDGYPCIINLFGGHNIYHFGCTLFVLTFIYAICAVSSFALETGGRCHESITNNDERGERLLLLDHAAHSSLLSAAQLNKLSHGTRTHFV; this is encoded by the exons atgtttaccAGAACAAAgaaatgtaacaaaattatgattcgcttaaataatttcttgtatgtatttaatctACGACAAGGCACAATTTTAATTGCCGTCCATCAAATC GCGCTATCTTCGTTTttgcttataatattattagttggTATATCTCATCTTGGAGAAATGTTACAATTGCTTGACAATGATATGAAAGATGACGAAGAGAGACGCGGATTTTATGGCGTAGGATATGGCGACCAAGTCATATTTCATGAAAGTGATGTAATAAGTACAAAGAACCATGCAAGATTTGTAAAAGCGCAGCATCTTGCATCAG TAACCGTcgttattttgtatacaagtACAATATTAACGGCTATTTACCTTATGTGTTCAATATCTCTATTATACGGTGCCGTGAAATATAAGAGAGAATATGTATTACCTTGGATAATGGCAGCTTGCATCGCAGTAGTATTACTTATTAACTTCATCATTGTCTTCGATGGCTACCCGTGCATCATAAATCTATTCGGTGGTCATAATATTTACC ATTTCGGTTGCACGTTATTCGttctaacatttatttacgCCATTTGCGCAGTCAGTAGTTTTGCACTCGAGACTGGCGGACGTTGTCATGAAAGTATCACCAACAACGACGAAAGAGGGGAGAGGTTGCTACTCTTGGATCATGCAGCTCATTCCAGTTTACTCTCAGCGGCGCAATTAAACAAACTTTCGCATGGCACTAGGACACACTTTGTTTAA
- the LOC111002851 gene encoding rRNA methyltransferase 2, mitochondrial — translation MIISSSITRRDLNFSKMCFLIKCLKRLKSSQQWLSRQRADPYVEKAKINNYRCRSAFKLLEMNEKTNILHPGLTVVDLGASPGSWTQVAVQKTNADGADSTKPKGTVLSIDKLQIFPIPGATILSNMDFSTIDAHDKVVNILDGKPVDLVLSDMAPSATGIRELDKDRILGLCYMAIRFAALVTKVDGNLLFKVWDGKEVPILEMDLERFYKNIKILKPKASRSDSSEKFILARGFKGIQRPLQNGRWG, via the exons atgattatatcCAGTTCGATAACACGACGAGATCTAAACTTTTCCAAAATGTGCTTTTTGATAAAGTGCCTCAAGAGATTAAAAAGTTCACAACAATGGTTAAGTCGTCAAAGAGCAGACCCATACGTAGAAAAGGCTAAGATAAACAACTACAG atgTCGGAGTgcctttaaattattagagaTGAATgagaaaactaatattttacatcCTGGTCTCACTGTTGTTGATTTGGGAGCTTCACCTGGCTCATGGACTCAAGTTGCAGTACAAAAAACTAATGCTGATGGTGCCGATTCAACGAAACCAAAGGGGACTGTGTTATCAATTGACAAGCTGCAAATATTTCCTATACCG GGTGCAactatattaagtaatatggATTTCTCCACAATAGATGCTCACGATAAAGTGGTAAATATCTTAGATGGGAAGCCAGTTGATTTAGTGCTTTCAGACATGGCCCCTAGTGCCACAGGTATACGAGAATTAGATAAAGATAGAATTTTAGGTCTGTGTTATATGGCAATTAGATTTGCTGCTCTTGTTACAAAAGTTGATGGAAATCTACTTTTTAAAGTATGGGATGGAAAAGAAGTGCCCATTTTAGAAATGGATTTAGAaagattttacaaaaacataaaaattttaaaaccaaaagcAAGCCGCTCAGATTCTTcagaaaagtttattttagctAGAGGTTTTAAAGGAATTCAGAGGCCATTACAGAATGGTCGTTGGGGTTGA